Proteins from one Myxococcales bacterium genomic window:
- a CDS encoding pseudouridylate synthase encodes METLRILYRDDTLLVVNKPAGLLTHRSELAPDSDVAMTRARDAIGARVWPLHRLDRGTSGALAFALSEPAARALRARMEAGEVDKEYVALARGITPEAIVVDYPVPRAEGGERVSAITRFRRLCALDGCSLVEARPSTGRYHQIRRHLSHLRHPIACDSNYGTGWCNRKIRAETSLKRLGLHALRLTFHLAGAELVVRAPLPEDFAGALRSLGAPPELVHALVASRV; translated from the coding sequence ATGGAAACCCTCCGCATCCTCTACCGGGACGACACACTCCTGGTCGTGAACAAACCTGCCGGGCTCCTCACCCACCGGAGCGAGCTTGCGCCGGACTCCGACGTCGCGATGACGCGGGCGCGCGACGCGATCGGCGCCCGGGTCTGGCCCCTTCATCGTCTCGATCGCGGTACGAGCGGAGCGCTGGCGTTTGCGCTCTCCGAACCCGCCGCACGAGCCCTGCGCGCTCGGATGGAAGCCGGCGAGGTTGACAAGGAGTATGTCGCGCTGGCTCGCGGGATCACACCCGAGGCGATCGTCGTCGACTACCCCGTTCCACGTGCCGAAGGCGGGGAACGCGTATCGGCGATCACCCGGTTTCGCAGGCTGTGCGCCCTCGACGGTTGCTCTCTGGTGGAGGCTCGCCCGAGCACGGGCAGGTACCACCAGATCCGACGCCACCTGTCGCATCTCCGTCATCCCATTGCTTGTGACTCCAACTACGGCACCGGCTGGTGCAACCGGAAGATCCGCGCCGAGACTTCGTTGAAGCGACTCGGGCTCCACGCGCTCAGGCTGACCTTTCATCTTGCAGGCGCTGAGCTCGTGGTGCGGGCGCCGCTGCCCGAGGATTTTGCGGGCGCGCTCCGAAGCCTGGGGGCGCCGCCCGAGCTGGTGCACGCGCTTGTCGCTTCCCGTGTTTGA